DNA sequence from the Leptospiraceae bacterium genome:
CAAGAAGTCCAATTGCATCAAATATGCAAAGATTTGAAATTTGCTCTGAACCTGAATAAAGAGAATATGATAAATTCAGTTTTTGTAGTTGTTGGATTATAAAACTTATTCTTTTTTCATCTATTTTATGGGGGAATATCCAGATATGGATTCCCTGATTAAGTAAATCTTGAAGAATTGGAAACCAGATTAAATCACAGGCTTCATAAGTTGAACCGAGAATTAGGAGCTGAGGTAGTGTATTGGGAATTTTTTTTTGAAAATCAGGTAAAATTTGGTTACTTTTTATTTTCTCTACTACAGAATCGAAACGAGAATCCCCGCAGGTATGAATAGGAACTTTTTTAGAAGATAAATCCAGAAATACTTTTTCGTAGATTTTGTGAGTAGGAGAAATTCCGGAAAGTAGGGGAAAGGTTTTTCGTGATAAGAGTCTGGCTAAACCTTTATTTCTTCCTGAATTTTCATTCATAGTTGCACAAAAGAGATAGGACTTGCAGTTAAATTTATTAGCAGAAATCAGGAGGTTAGGCCAGGTGTCCCAGGCAGCAAGAAATAAAGCAGAAGGTTGAAACTTTAGAAAAATTTTATCATATGAATTGGGGAAATCGAGAGGCAGAAAGAAAAAAGCATTAATAGAAGGATCGGCTAAATTTTTTTCAGAAACACTTTCAGAAAAAACAGATTGTAGAATAAATACATCGGGTTCTTTTTCACGAATAACACGGGCTAAGGATTTGCATTGATCTAATTCTCCAAC
Encoded proteins:
- a CDS encoding 3-deoxy-D-manno-octulosonic acid transferase; this encodes MLNIYKFLTYLLKLNLPILLFIPKIKSFIKKREKSLNSILELSFSTKKVYWLHGASVGELDQCKSLARVIREKEPDVFILQSVFSESVSEKNLADPSINAFFFLPLDFPNSYDKIFLKFQPSALFLAAWDTWPNLLISANKFNCKSYLFCATMNENSGRNKGLARLLSRKTFPLLSGISPTHKIYEKVFLDLSSKKVPIHTCGDSRFDSVVEKIKSNQILPDFQKKIPNTLPQLLILGSTYEACDLIWFPILQDLLNQGIHIWIFPHKIDEKRISFIIQQLQKLNLSYSLYSGSEQISNLCIFDAIGLLAYAYQYASFVYVGGALHNRVHNVIEPAYFGMPIFTGPKIENASEAMTLEKLGALFRFTNISDLKQKFIPLIGNEEKRLELGKIARNFVTENTGASERFYNIFLKK